Proteins from one Cicer arietinum cultivar CDC Frontier isolate Library 1 chromosome 3, Cicar.CDCFrontier_v2.0, whole genome shotgun sequence genomic window:
- the LOC101502314 gene encoding rhomboid-like protein 20, with protein sequence MNGGPSGFTNAPVTRAFIIASALFTIFFGIQGRFNTLGLSYQDIFGKLRFWKLIMSIFSFTSTPELMFGLYLLYYFRVFERQIGSNKYSVFIVFSILSSLLFEVFSVALLKDPTATLVTPGPYGLIFASFVPFFFDIPVSTRFRLFGFHFSDKSFIYLAGLQLLLSSWKRSILPGLCGILAGSVYRLNVLYIRKAKFPEFISSFFSRISLPSMGSPRPTSTRNVVGSVPSYPARQMERNYPMHSAVEPSEDSITTLVSMGFDRNSARQALVQARNDVNVATNILLEAQSH encoded by the exons CAAATGCTCCCGTCACAAGGGCTTTCATCATCGCCTCTGCGCTATTCACAATATTCTTTGGGATCCAGGGTCGTTTCAACACTCTGGGGTTGTCTTATCAG GATATTTTCGGAAAGCTTCGCTTTTGGAAGTTGATTATGTCCATATTTTCCTTCACATCAACGCCGGAGTTGATGTTTGGACTATATCTACTATATTATTTCAGGGTATTTGAGAGACAAATCGGTTCCAATAAATACTCA GTGTTTATTGTGTTCTCCATATTATCTTCGCTACTGTTTGAGGTATTTTCTGTAGCACTTTTAAAAG ATCCTACAGCAACCCTAGTCACTCCCGGACCTTATGGCCTTATATTTGCTTCATTTGTACCCTTTTTCTTTGACATTCCCGTTTCAACACGGTTCCGCTTATTTGGTTTCCACTTCTCAGATAAGTCATTCATATATCTAGCTGGTCTTCAG cTTCTATTGTCTTCATGGAAAAGGTCCATCTTACCAGGGTTGTGCGGCATCCTTGCTGGTTCCGTATACCGTTTGAATGTCTTATATATCCGCAAAGCAAAG TTCCCGGAGTTTATTTCATCATTCTTTTCACGAATTTCCTTGCCATCTATGGGGAGTCCGCGGCCAACATCAACAAGGAATGTTGTGGGAAGTGTACCCTCCTACCCAGCTCGCCAAATGGAG AGAAACTATCCAATGCATTCTGCAGTAGAACCATCCGAGGACTCAATCACGACCCTTGTTTCAATGGGATTTGACAGGAATTCGGCAAGACAAGCCCTAGTGCAGGCGAGAAATGACGTCAATGTTGCAACAAACATCCTACTAGAGGCACAGTCCCACTAA